Below is a genomic region from Actinomadura rubteroloni.
GCGCGCTGTCCGGGCTGAGCCAGGACGACGAGGGCGTCACCGCCGAGCTGGCCGACGGCACGCGGCTGCGGGCGCGCTACCTCGTCGGCTGCGACGGGGGCCGCAGCACGGTCCGCAAGCTGCTCGGCGTCGGCTTCCCCGGCGAGGCCGCGCGGGCCGAGTGGCTGCTCGGCGAGGTCGAGGTCGGCGAGGACCCGCAGACCATCGCCGAGATCGTCGGGGAGGTCCGCAAGAAGCACCACATCTTCGGCGTCGGGCCGATCGGGGACGCGTTCCGCGTCGTCGTCCCGGCGGCCGAAGTGTCCGAGGGCCGGGCCGCGCCGCCGACCCTGGACGAGGTCCGCGAGCGGGTCCGGGTGTTCGCCGGGACCGACTTCGGCATCCACTCGCCGCGCTGGCTGTCGCGGTTCGGGGACGCGACGCGGCTCGCCGAGCGCTACCGGGTCGGCCGCGTCCTGCTGGCGGGCGACGCGGCGCACGTCCATCCGCCGCTGGGCGGGCAGGGGCTGAACCTCGGCGTCCAGGACGCGTTCAACCTCGGCTGGAAGCTGGCCGCCGAACTCGGCGGCCAGGCGCCCGACGGCCTGCTGGACACCTACGAGACCGAGCGTCGTCCGGTGGCCGCCGACGTGCTGAACAACACGCGGGCGCAGTCGGCGGTGATGTCGCCCGAGCCGGGCCCGCAGGCGCTGCGGCGGCTGATGGCGGAGCTGATGGAGGAGTTCGAGGAGGTCAACCGGTACCTCATCGAGAAGATCGTGGGCGTCGGCATCCGCTACGACTTCGGCTCGGGGCACCCGCTGCTCGGGCGGCGGCTGCGGGACGTGCCGTTGAAGCGCGGACGCCTCTACGAGCTGATGCGCGGCGGCCGGGGCCTGCTGCTCGACCAGACCGGACGCCTTTCGGTGGACGGCTGGACGGACCGCGTCGACCACGTCGCCGACGTCAGCGAGGAGTTGGACGCGCCCGCCGTCCTGCTGCGCCCGGACGGCCACGTCGCGTGGGTCGGCGACGACCAGGCCGACCTGGCGGCCCACCTGCCCACCTGGTTCGGCCCCGCCGCCTGAGCCCCGTCGGCCCCGCCCCGGCGGCGGGGCCGACGGTCTTTCAAAAAAGTTCGGGCGACGGTGTCGGGTCGGCGAGGGGGCGTTCGTAGCAGGGGTGAGGCCGCCCACGAGGGGCCGCCCCGAACAGCAGGGACCGACCATGAAGACGATCATCACGCGGGTGCCGCGATGACGACCATGACCGCGGCCGCGGCGCCGGCCCGTCCGGCGTCGGCCCGGACGATGTGGGCGATCCTGGCGCTGGTGCTGCTCGCCGACGCCCTGGACGTCATCGACGCGACCGTCACCAACATCGCCGCCCTCACCATCGCCGGGGACTTGAACGGCGGGCCGGACCTGATCAAGTGGCTGGGCACGGCCTACATGCTGGCGATGGGCGTGCTGCTCATGGTCGGCGGACGGCTGGGCGACAAATACGGGCAGCGCAGGCTCTTCCTGGTCGGGATGGCCGGCTTCACGGCCGCGTCGGCGGTGGCGGGCCTGGCCCCCGGCCCGGCGCCGCTGCTCGCGGCGCGGGCGGCGCAGGGGGCGTTCGGCGCCCTGCTGATCCCGCAGGGCATGGGGATCATGACGAGGACGTTCTCGCGCGCCATGCTCACCAAGGCGTTCGGCCTGTTCGGACCGCTGCTGGGCGTGGCCACCATCGGCGGCCCGGCACTGGCCGGGCTCATCATCAGCGCGGACGTGCTCGGGCTGTCGTGGCGTCCGATCTTCCTGATCAACGTGGTCCTCGGCGTGGCCGGTCTCGCGGTGGCCGTCCGGATCCTCCCGCGCGACGACGGCGACCGCGCCACGGTCGTGGACGTCCGGGGCTCGGCTCTGCTCGCGGGCGCGATGCTCGGCCTGCTGTACGGGCTGATCGAGGGGTCCGGCGACGGGTGGGGCACGGTTCCGGTCGTCTCGGTCGTCGCGGGCCTGGTGTTCTTCGCCGCGTTCGCGCGCCGTCAGTCGACGGCGTCCGATCCGCTGCTCAGGCCGTCGCTGCTGCGGAACCGCGGCTTCACGTCCGGCCTGGTCGTCGGGCTCACCGTCTTCGCCGCGACGATCGGGCTGGTCTACGTCCTGTCGCTGTTCCTCCAGGAGGGCCTGCGCGCCTCGCCGCGCGCGGCCGCCCTGACCCTGCTGCCGCTGACGGTGGGCGTGATCGGGTCGGCGTTCGCCGCGATAGGCGGCCTGGTCGCCCGGCTGGGCCGGACGCTGGTCTTCGTGGGGCTGGCGGTCATCCTGGCCGGCTGCGGGTGGGTGCTCGCCCTGGTCGCCGCCTCGGGCACCGGCGTCGGCCTGTGGACGCTCACGCCGGCGTTCTTCGTGATCGGCGTCGGGCTGGGCTGCTGCTACAGCACGATCTTCGACGTCGCCCTGGGCGACATCGACCCCGCCGAGGCGGGCAGCGCAAGCGGGTCGCTCAGCTCGATCCAGCAGCTCGCGTCCGCAATAGGATCGGCGGCGGTGACCTCGATCTTCCTCCGGGGCTCGGCGGAGGGCCTGGACCGCGCCATGACGACCAGCCTGCTCGTCGTGCTCGGCCTGATCGCCCTGAGCGTCCCGCTCGTCGCGCTGATGCCCCGCCGCGCCGCGCAGTGACCGCCGCTTTCGACATTGTTCTGACACCACGGGAGGTGACCGCGCGATGCGGTATCTGGTTTCGGTGATCGACGACAAGGACGACCCCGGCAGCACGGACAGGGGCCCCGCGATCAGCGCGTTCAACAAGCGGCTGATGGCCGAGGGCCACTGGGTCTTCGCGGGCGGGCTGGCCGACACCGACGCGGCCACGGTCGTGGACAGCCGGGGCGAGCAGGCGGTGTTCAGCGACGGGCCGTTCCTTGAGTCCAAGGAGTACCTGGCCGGCGTCTGGGTGTGGGAGGCCCCGGACCTGGACGTGGCGCTCGCCCTCGCCGCCGAGGCGTCGGAGATCTGCGACCGGAAGCTGGAAGTGCGGCCGTTCCTGTGACCGACGCCGACGCCGCGGTCACCCGCGCCCACCGGGACGAGTGGGCGCGGGTGGTCGCCGGTCTGACCAGGCGTTTCGGCGATCTCGACATCGCCGAGGAGGCCGCCGCCGAGGCGTTCGCGACCGCCGTCCAGCGGTGGCCGGCCGACGGCGTGCCGCCCAACCCGGGCGCCTGGCTGACCACGACCGCCAACCGCAAGGCGATCGACCGGATCCGCCGGGAGAGCAAGCGCGACGACAAGCACAAGGAGGCCCGGACGGTGTTCGACGACGATCCTCCCGAGCCGGTCGGCGCCATCGACGACGACCGGCTCCGGCTGATCTTCACCTGCTGCCATCCGGCGCTGGCGATGCCGACCCGCGTGGCGCTGACGCTGCGGATGCTCGGCGGGCTGACCGTCACCGAGATCGCCCGCGCGTTCCTGGTGCAGGAGACCGCGATGGAGCGGCGGATCACCCGCGCGAAGGCCAAGATCAAGGTGGCGGGGATCCCGTACCGGGTGCCGTCCGCCGAGGACCTTCCGGGCCGCCTGTCGGGTGTCCTCGCCGTCCTGTTCCTGGTGTTCAACGAGGGCTACCTGGCGACCGGCCCCGGCACCGATCCCGTGCGCCACGACCTGACGGCCGAGGCGATCCGCCTCACCCGCCTGATCCGCGCCCTCCTGCCCGACGACGGCGAGGTCGCCGGACTGCTGGCGCTGATGCTGCTCACCGAGGCCCGCCGCACCGCGCGCGTCTCGGGCTCCGGCGAACTGGTCCCGCTGGCCGAGCAGGACCGCGGGGCCTGGGACGCGTCGCTGATCGCCGAAGGGCACCGGCTGGTGCGCGAACGCCTCGCCGCTGCCGCCGCTGGCACCGCGCCGGGCCGCTACCAGATCCTCGCGGCGATCAACGCCGTGCACACGTCCGTCCGCGACATCCGCGACACCGACTGGTCGCAGGTCGTCGCCCTCTACGACCAGCTCGTCCGCCTCGACCCCTCGCCGATCGTCGCGCTGAACCGGGCGATCGCGGTCGCCGAACTCGACGGCCCGGACGTCGCCCTGGCAGCCGTCGACCGCCTAGAAGACCAGCTCGCCGACTACCACGCCTACCACGCCACCCGCGCCGACCTGCTCCGCCGACTGGGCCGCAGCGCCGAGGCGCGCACGGCCTACGACAGAGCCATACAACTAGCCGGCAACACCGCCGAGACCGCCTACCTGACCCGCCGCCGCGACCAACTGCACTAACCCCCAACCCCCACCCCCACCGACCCACGCTGACCGACGCTGCTCTGCACTGCCCAGCCGCAACGCGGAACCGCAGCGATCCCGCGGGCGAGAACCCGCCCAGCCGCTCGCCCTACAAGCTCGCCCTGATCACGCTCGACGGTGCAGCACGCGGCGGAACACCCGCCGAAACACGGAAAGGACGCGGGGCGTCCACCGAAACGCGAAGGACACGGGCGGACGCGCGCCCGGGTGCTTGCCGGGCCACGAGACGGACACATGGGCGCATGCCGGACGAACGCGGCGCGAACGGGCACGGCGCGGACGCGCAGATGCGCGGACCGGTACGGCGCGGACGCACGGACCGGCATGGGGCGGACGCACGGACCGGCATGGGGCGGGTGCGCGGGCGGGCACCGGGCAGATGTGCGGGACCGGCACGGCGCGGGCGCGCGGGCAGGCACCGGGCAGATGTGCGGGCGGACGCGGGGACGGGCACCGGGCGCAGGCGAAGGCGAAAGCAGGGCCGCCGCAACGATGCAGGCAAGCCAACCCTGTCAATGCCACTTCCTTACGCGGCTCACCGCGGGCCACAACCAACCGGAACGCCGTTCCGGCAATAATCGGAACAACGTTCCGGTTTATTCGTCGTGGATGGCGGATCAGTGATGGCCCGAACGTATACGGAACATTGTTCCGCTATCTGCATGGTTCATGACCGGAGGCCCGCGATGAGGAGGCGCACCAGGCGGCGGGCGTCGTACCGCGGGTCGGTGTCAGCGCCGATACAGAGGTTGCCGACGCCGCGCATCAGGTCGTAGGCCTCCAGGCGGGCGTGGATCTCTCCGGCCGCGACGGCCGCGTCGATCAGCCGCGCGCACACCGGCAGGAGCCGGTCGAGGAAGTAGGCGTGCAGCGCGTCGAACTCCTCCCGGTCGGAACGCAGGGCGGCGGCGAGCCCGTGCTTGGCGACCAGGAAGTCCACGAACAGGTCGATCCACCGGCCCAGTGTGGCGTGGGGGGCCGTGCCGCCTTCGAGCAGGGCGGTCCCGGCCTCGGCGCACGCCTCCACCTGGTGCCGGTAGACGGCGATGATGAGGTCCGCCCGCGTCGGGAAGTGGCGGTAAATCGTGGCCACGCCGACGCCCGCGCGGGCTGCGATGTCGCGGACCGGCGCCTCGACGCCGGACGCCACGAAGACCGCCGCCGCGGCGTCGAGCAGCGTCCGCTCGTTGCGCAGGGCGTCCGCCCGCCTGCGCGGGGCCTCGCCGTCGTCTCCCACCTGCCACCTCCGGAGATTTGCCAAAACGGAACACGGTTTCGTATCGTTGCGGAACAACGATCCGTTTAAGTCATGATGCCAGAGCGGGAGAGCCGGCGGCCAGACGGCGCACGGCCCCCGCCGGAGGAGGCACGCCATGCAGTACCGCACATTGGGCCGCACCGGGGTGCGGGTCAGCTCGCTCGCGCTCGGCGCGATGAACTTCGGCCAGATCGGACGCACCACGCAGGACGAGGCCACCGCCATCGTCGACGCGGCCCTGGACGCCGGGATCAACGTCATCGACACCGCCGACTGGTACGGCCGCGGCGAGTCCGAGGAGATGGTCGGCAAGGCCATCGCGGGCCGCCGCGACGACGTCGTCCTGGCCACCAAGGCGGGCATGCCGATGGACGACGACCCCAACCACCAAGGCGCGTCGCGCCGCTGGCTGGTCGCCGAACTGGACCGCAGCCTGCGCCGCCTCGGTGTCGACCACGTCGACCTCTACCAGGTCCACCGATGGGACCCGGCGACGAGCGACGAGGAGACGCTGTCGGCGCTGACCGATCTGCAACGCGCCGGAAAGATCCGCTCCTTCGGCTCATCGACGTTCCCCGCCTACCGGATCGTCCAGGCGCAGTGGGCCGCCCGGGAGCACCACCTGAGCCGCTACGTCACCGAGCAGCCGAGCTACTCGATCCTGCAGCGCGGCGTCGAGGCGCACGTGCTGCCGGTGGCCGAGGAGTACGGCCTCGGGGTGCTGGCGTGGAGCCCGCTGGCGTCCGGCTGGCTGTCGGGCGCGGTGCGCGAGGGCCGGGAGGTCGCCACGCACCGGGCGGCGCTGCTGCCCGACCGCTTCGACCTGTCGCTTCCGCACAACCGCGCCCGGCTTGACGCGGTGGAGCGGCTGGCGCGGGTCGCCGAGGAGGCCGGGCTGACGCTGATCCAGCTCGCGCTCGGCTTCGTCACGGCGCACCCGGCGGTGACCGTTGCGATCATCGGCCCCCGCACGCAGGACCACCTGCGGACCCAGCTCGCCGCCGCCGACACGGTGCTGCCCGCCGACGTCTTGGACGCGATCGACGCGATCGTCGCACCGGGCATCGACCTCGCCCCGCACGAGAAGTTCGACACCCCGCCCGCACTCCTCGACCCGGCCCTGCGCCGCCGCTGACAAGACGCGCACCAACGCCCCGACCGGCCACGGTCCCGCGCCGTCGCAGACCGGTCACGGCCCCGTGCCGCTGTTGGCCGGTCGCGGCCGCGTGCCCGTCGCTGACGGAAAGCGGCGGCCATCCGCAGGGAACGTGGATCGGGGTGCCTCGCTGCGCCAATGAGAAAAATCGTCATCGGGCAGTCATCGGCCTCGACGGTCAGAAAGCCGTCCTCGCTCACCCCGAGACCGTTTCATGGGTGCGTTTCGCAGGTCGAGCGTATGCGCCAACCTGTGGAACGTCGTCCGGCCTGGTCGGCGGCGCGGTGCTTCACAAGTGGCCGCCTATGAAAAGGCGCGCGGTTCCAGATCCAGTTACCGCCCACCGGAACAGGTTTCTGGCGTATTCCGGCCGTTCGCCATGAAGGTCGTCAGCGCGGCGGCGACGGCTTCGGGTTGTTCGTCGGGGATGAAGTGCCCGGCGTCGGGGATGGTGAGTCCGGTGATGTTGTCGGCCCAGGGATTGATGGACGCTGCCATGTCGGGGATGGAACCGTGGCTGCTGGAGATTCCGAGGACGGGAAATGTCAGGCGTTGGCGACTGAGTGCCTGGTGGTTCTTGCGTGCTGATTCGTGTGCTGCCCGGTAGTAGGCGAGGGAGGCTCGGAGGCCGCCGTCGGTGGCGAGGGCTGCCGCGTAGTGGTCGAAGTCGGTCTCGTCGAAGGTGCCGGGAGCGAAGGTCTTCGCCGTCAGGAACCAGTGGGCGTACTCCCGTTCGCGTCCGGCGAGCAGGATCTCGGGTAGGTCGGGCACGAGGTGGAACGCGAAGTGCCAGGTCTTGTGCGCCCGAGCCGGGTCGGTGGGAACGGTCTCGGGGAGGGTGATGCCGGGGATCCCGGCGTCGAGCAGCACGAGTCCGCGCAGTTGGCTCTGGTAGTTGAGCGCCAGGGAGAAAGCGACCCAGGCGCCGATGTCGTGGGCGACCAGCCAGTATTCGTGGACTCCGATTTCCGCGACGGCGGCATGGACGTTGGCGGCGACGGTGTGGGTGTCGTAGCCGTCATCCGGGCGTTCGGAGTGTCCTTGCCCGGGCAGGTCGATGGCGATGACGTGGAACCGGTCGGTGAGACCGGGCATGACCTTTTCCCAGGCTCGCCAGTTCTGCGGGAACCCGGCGAGCAGGACCACGGCCGGACCTTTTGGTTGGCCGCCTTCGACCGCGTGCAGATGGACGCCTCCCGCGTCGACCCAGCGATGGGTGAAGCCGTCGAGGTCGTGCAGCGGCAGGGCGGGCACCGGGTTACTGATCAAGTCGCTCACGGGGTCCTCCGTCGGTGTTGGTGTGTGCTTGTTCGGCGGTGCGTCCGAAGATGAAACGGATGACGTTGGCGGCCAGGGCTGGGCTGGAGATCCGGGTCCCGGAGACCTGATCCATCAGGCCTAGGAGCAGGACCGGAACGGTCGCCCGCGCAGGTCACGGCCACGTTCGTGATGCCCGGTTCGCGGTGCAGGACGTAGGCGACGAAGACCGGGGTGGTGGTGACCGGCCCGAAGCCGAACCGCGATGGAGTGCCCGGTCATGGCCATGGCTATAGACTAACCCATCTTGAACTGATCAGTCCAAGATGGAAGATGGACACCGCAGGGCACACCGTCGGCGAGGAAGTGCACCGTGGCAGGCAAGAAGCAGTTCGACATGGACGCGGCTCTCGACGCCGCGATGGTCCAGTTCTGGCACGCCGGGTACTCCGATACCTCGGTGGACGATCTGTCCCGGGCGACCGGCATGAACCGCAGCTCGATCTACTCCTCGTTCGGGGACAAGGACGCCCTCTTCCTGCGTTGCCTGGACCGCTATGCGGCGCGCTACGGCGAGAAGTACACCGCTGCCCTCTCGGGTGCCGACGCTGAGCCCGTCGCGGCCGTTCGCGCTTTCTTCGACGTCACATTGGAACGCATCTCCGATCCAGCGCTGCCCAACGGATGCCTGGTGGCCCAGTCGGCCATGACGGTCCCGGTGCTGAGCCCGGCGATCGCCGCGCGGGCGGAAGAGGCGCTCGGCTCCCAGCATCAGCGCCTGCGCGCGGCCCTCACAAGCGGGCGCCTCACCGATCGAGAAGCCGACGCCTTCGCCGTGCACGTGGCAGCCGTGAACCAGTCACTCGCGGTAATGAGCAGAGCCGGAACGAGCCCGGCACAACTCCAGGCCGTCGTTGATGTGACCATCGACGCGCTTGCCAAAACACTTCGGGAACACGACTAGACGCGTAAGTCCGAAGTCGATGAAATGTCGAGAGACGGGCGACGGTTATTCAAGTTGGTCGCGGGCCGGGCGCCCTGGTCGGCCGACGCCCTCGTCCCCGCGCTCGACCGACTCGGCGGCGTCCACCTTCCGCTGGGCGGCAGCATGTACGACCCCTCCGACCCCATGTCGAAAATGTTCTTCAACGTGCTGGCGATGTTCGTCGAGTTCGAGGCCGATCTGCTGATGCGCACACGCGAGGGCATCGCCGTCGCCCGCTTTTGCGGCAAACTCAAAGGCCGCGCACGCGAGCCGACCGCACGCTACCGGCGACTACCATCACCGAACTGATGGAAGCGTTCACCGTCGGCCGGGCCTTGGACCGCGCCGCCACCACCGGGCTCGGTCATGCCACGGATGCGTCATGACCACAGGCGTGCGCGTCATCGACTTCGTCGTCCGGCGGCGACCCGACCTGCAGATCCACGAGGTGGTGCCCGCCATCGACGGTCAGTTCCTCCTCGATCTGATCGACCGATTCGAGGTCGGCGCGGACATGCGGCCGGCCGGTGGCGCCTACGGTGGCCTCATCCCCGAGTACTACCGCTACGGCCCACTCGACGAGCACTTCCTGGGCAAGGAGAGCCTTGGGCTCGGCCCCAAGACGGCGGTGCTGGGCTGCGAGTGCGGCGAGGTCGGCTGCTGGCCGCTCATGACCCGGATCACGCCGACCGGGAACGTGGTTCTCTGGGACGGCTTCGAACAGATCCACCGTCCGTCCCGCGATTACACGGGCTTCGGGCCCTTCCTGTTCGACCGAGCGCAGTACGACCGAGCGCTCGACGCCTTGCTCCAGACCGAGGGGACGACATGAAGCGCCGCGAGGCTGCGCTTGATCGGGACGTGGCCACGCCGCTGGTGGCCGTCCCGCAAGGGCGCTTCCGCCAGCAGCTTTCAACAGGCGATGACCCGGCGGCCGATGGGCTGGACCTGGCACACCACCGGCCCGAACGGGCGCGCATGGATGCTGGACCACGTCCAGCGCGGCGGGCGAACCTGGACGCCGCCACCACCCCCGTCCCCCGCAAGGGTTCAGCGCCGCTGACGCTGCGCCAGCGGGCTGGTGGGACGCTGGACGGTCAAAGCCCCTGCCGGGCACCGGTCGCTGCTCCCAGAAGCGCACGTTCTCAAGGCCCTGGACACCGACGCGGTATGCGCCCTGTTCGAAGAGGCCGGACGGCTCCGATGTACGACGGCGAACAGGTCACCGGCATGGTCGCCGTACTCCCGGAGACCTTCACGGCATTGCCCTCAGATCTGCCCCGGCGCGAACAGTTGCGACTCGTCCACCGCGCTCGGTTTATAGAGCGGGACACGTACCTCTGGGGCCGAGACCACGAGCCCGAATGCGGCCCGGAGGTCTGCGGTTATACCCCCGAAG
It encodes:
- a CDS encoding MFS transporter, encoding MTTMTAAAAPARPASARTMWAILALVLLADALDVIDATVTNIAALTIAGDLNGGPDLIKWLGTAYMLAMGVLLMVGGRLGDKYGQRRLFLVGMAGFTAASAVAGLAPGPAPLLAARAAQGAFGALLIPQGMGIMTRTFSRAMLTKAFGLFGPLLGVATIGGPALAGLIISADVLGLSWRPIFLINVVLGVAGLAVAVRILPRDDGDRATVVDVRGSALLAGAMLGLLYGLIEGSGDGWGTVPVVSVVAGLVFFAAFARRQSTASDPLLRPSLLRNRGFTSGLVVGLTVFAATIGLVYVLSLFLQEGLRASPRAAALTLLPLTVGVIGSAFAAIGGLVARLGRTLVFVGLAVILAGCGWVLALVAASGTGVGLWTLTPAFFVIGVGLGCCYSTIFDVALGDIDPAEAGSASGSLSSIQQLASAIGSAAVTSIFLRGSAEGLDRAMTTSLLVVLGLIALSVPLVALMPRRAAQ
- the rox gene encoding rifampin monooxygenase: MYDVIIVGGGPTGLMLAAELRLHDARVLVLEKEPEPTKVVRSLGLHVRSIEVMDQRGLLERFLEKGRKFQFGGYFAGIDRPWPEKMDTAHSYVLGIPQPIIDRLLAEHATEAGAEIRRGCALSGLSQDDEGVTAELADGTRLRARYLVGCDGGRSTVRKLLGVGFPGEAARAEWLLGEVEVGEDPQTIAEIVGEVRKKHHIFGVGPIGDAFRVVVPAAEVSEGRAAPPTLDEVRERVRVFAGTDFGIHSPRWLSRFGDATRLAERYRVGRVLLAGDAAHVHPPLGGQGLNLGVQDAFNLGWKLAAELGGQAPDGLLDTYETERRPVAADVLNNTRAQSAVMSPEPGPQALRRLMAELMEEFEEVNRYLIEKIVGVGIRYDFGSGHPLLGRRLRDVPLKRGRLYELMRGGRGLLLDQTGRLSVDGWTDRVDHVADVSEELDAPAVLLRPDGHVAWVGDDQADLAAHLPTWFGPAA
- a CDS encoding YciI family protein; protein product: MRYLVSVIDDKDDPGSTDRGPAISAFNKRLMAEGHWVFAGGLADTDAATVVDSRGEQAVFSDGPFLESKEYLAGVWVWEAPDLDVALALAAEASEICDRKLEVRPFL
- a CDS encoding aldo/keto reductase gives rise to the protein MQYRTLGRTGVRVSSLALGAMNFGQIGRTTQDEATAIVDAALDAGINVIDTADWYGRGESEEMVGKAIAGRRDDVVLATKAGMPMDDDPNHQGASRRWLVAELDRSLRRLGVDHVDLYQVHRWDPATSDEETLSALTDLQRAGKIRSFGSSTFPAYRIVQAQWAAREHHLSRYVTEQPSYSILQRGVEAHVLPVAEEYGLGVLAWSPLASGWLSGAVREGREVATHRAALLPDRFDLSLPHNRARLDAVERLARVAEEAGLTLIQLALGFVTAHPAVTVAIIGPRTQDHLRTQLAAADTVLPADVLDAIDAIVAPGIDLAPHEKFDTPPALLDPALRRR
- a CDS encoding TetR/AcrR family transcriptional regulator yields the protein MAGKKQFDMDAALDAAMVQFWHAGYSDTSVDDLSRATGMNRSSIYSSFGDKDALFLRCLDRYAARYGEKYTAALSGADAEPVAAVRAFFDVTLERISDPALPNGCLVAQSAMTVPVLSPAIAARAEEALGSQHQRLRAALTSGRLTDREADAFAVHVAAVNQSLAVMSRAGTSPAQLQAVVDVTIDALAKTLREHD
- a CDS encoding TetR/AcrR family transcriptional regulator encodes the protein MGDDGEAPRRRADALRNERTLLDAAAAVFVASGVEAPVRDIAARAGVGVATIYRHFPTRADLIIAVYRHQVEACAEAGTALLEGGTAPHATLGRWIDLFVDFLVAKHGLAAALRSDREEFDALHAYFLDRLLPVCARLIDAAVAAGEIHARLEAYDLMRGVGNLCIGADTDPRYDARRLVRLLIAGLRS
- a CDS encoding alpha/beta fold hydrolase: MSDLISNPVPALPLHDLDGFTHRWVDAGGVHLHAVEGGQPKGPAVVLLAGFPQNWRAWEKVMPGLTDRFHVIAIDLPGQGHSERPDDGYDTHTVAANVHAAVAEIGVHEYWLVAHDIGAWVAFSLALNYQSQLRGLVLLDAGIPGITLPETVPTDPARAHKTWHFAFHLVPDLPEILLAGREREYAHWFLTAKTFAPGTFDETDFDHYAAALATDGGLRASLAYYRAAHESARKNHQALSRQRLTFPVLGISSSHGSIPDMAASINPWADNITGLTIPDAGHFIPDEQPEAVAAALTTFMANGRNTPETCSGGR
- a CDS encoding RNA polymerase sigma factor, with amino-acid sequence MTDADAAVTRAHRDEWARVVAGLTRRFGDLDIAEEAAAEAFATAVQRWPADGVPPNPGAWLTTTANRKAIDRIRRESKRDDKHKEARTVFDDDPPEPVGAIDDDRLRLIFTCCHPALAMPTRVALTLRMLGGLTVTEIARAFLVQETAMERRITRAKAKIKVAGIPYRVPSAEDLPGRLSGVLAVLFLVFNEGYLATGPGTDPVRHDLTAEAIRLTRLIRALLPDDGEVAGLLALMLLTEARRTARVSGSGELVPLAEQDRGAWDASLIAEGHRLVRERLAAAAAGTAPGRYQILAAINAVHTSVRDIRDTDWSQVVALYDQLVRLDPSPIVALNRAIAVAELDGPDVALAAVDRLEDQLADYHAYHATRADLLRRLGRSAEARTAYDRAIQLAGNTAETAYLTRRRDQLH
- a CDS encoding recombinase family protein translates to MVAGRAPWSADALVPALDRLGGVHLPLGGSMYDPSDPMSKMFFNVLAMFVEFEADLLMRTREGIAVARFCGKLKGRAREPTARYRRLPSPN